The Frondihabitans australicus genome includes a region encoding these proteins:
- a CDS encoding Nramp family divalent metal transporter, whose protein sequence is MTLQAARARPAPRVAALLGPAIVAGVAYLDPGNVASNMTAGALFGYLLVWVVLAGNATAWLIQYLSAKLGIATGASLPELLGRRIGRRGARIAFWLQAEVVAMATDIAEVIGGAIALNLLFGVPLLVGGMVTGVISLALLLLQTRGRAQSFERVVTGMVIVIAVGFCAGLVVAGPDWGQAAGGLVPRFEGSRSLLLAVSILGATIMPHAIYAHSALARDRFDGSPAPKRLLLRATRIDVTVALAVAGTVNVAILLVAAGTLRGVAGTGTLEGAYAALLSHLGIVVATLFAVGLLASGLASTSVGAYAGSEIMHGLLHVRVPILYRRLVTLVPALVLLGVGVDPTAALVISQVVLSFGIPFALVPLVLFTASRRVMGELRNRWWTSVVAGVAAAALIALNVILLVLVA, encoded by the coding sequence GTGACCCTTCAGGCCGCACGTGCGCGCCCGGCGCCGCGCGTCGCCGCGCTGCTCGGCCCCGCCATCGTCGCGGGGGTCGCCTACCTCGACCCGGGCAACGTCGCCAGCAACATGACGGCGGGGGCGCTCTTCGGCTACCTGCTCGTCTGGGTCGTGCTCGCCGGAAACGCGACCGCGTGGCTCATCCAGTACCTCTCCGCGAAGCTCGGCATCGCCACCGGCGCCAGCCTGCCCGAGCTGCTCGGGCGGCGCATCGGCCGGCGGGGCGCGCGGATCGCGTTCTGGCTGCAGGCCGAGGTCGTCGCGATGGCCACCGACATCGCCGAGGTGATCGGCGGCGCCATCGCGCTGAACCTGCTGTTCGGGGTGCCGCTGCTCGTCGGCGGCATGGTGACTGGCGTCATCTCGCTCGCGCTGCTGCTCCTGCAGACCCGGGGTCGCGCTCAGTCGTTCGAACGGGTGGTGACCGGCATGGTCATCGTGATCGCTGTCGGCTTCTGCGCCGGGCTGGTCGTGGCTGGGCCCGACTGGGGGCAGGCGGCCGGCGGGCTCGTGCCGCGGTTCGAGGGGTCGCGCTCGCTGCTGCTGGCCGTGTCGATCCTCGGCGCGACGATCATGCCGCACGCCATCTACGCGCACTCGGCGCTGGCGCGCGACCGGTTCGACGGGTCTCCCGCCCCGAAGCGGCTGCTGCTGCGGGCGACCCGCATCGACGTCACGGTCGCGCTCGCCGTCGCCGGAACGGTCAACGTGGCGATCCTGCTCGTCGCCGCGGGCACGCTTCGCGGGGTGGCGGGCACCGGCACTCTGGAGGGGGCGTATGCCGCGCTCCTGAGTCATCTCGGCATCGTCGTCGCCACCCTCTTCGCCGTCGGGCTCCTGGCGTCGGGCCTCGCGTCGACATCGGTGGGGGCGTACGCCGGGTCGGAGATCATGCACGGTCTGCTGCACGTGCGCGTGCCGATCCTCTATCGCCGTCTGGTCACGCTGGTGCCCGCCCTCGTGCTGCTCGGGGTGGGCGTCGACCCCACCGCCGCGCTCGTGATCAGCCAGGTCGTCCTGTCGTTCGGCATCCCGTTCGCCCTGGTGCCGCTCGTGCTGTTCACGGCGTCGCGCCGGGTGATGGGGGAGCTGCGGAACCGCTGGTGGACCAGCGTCGTCGCCGGCGTCGCGGCGGCCGCGCTCATCGCGCTGAACGTGATCCTGCTCGTGCTCGTCGCATGA
- a CDS encoding CarD family transcriptional regulator, which produces MIFEVGETVVYPHHGAATITAVKTRTIKGAEKKYITLSVHASDLVIELPVDNVDLVGVRDVIDAKGVEAVFDVLRSDHVEEPGNWSRRFKANTEKMGSGSVYSVSEVVRDLWRRDQDSGVSAGEKRMLLKARQVLISELALAQKSTDEEASALLDEVLGTVAV; this is translated from the coding sequence ATGATTTTCGAAGTAGGGGAGACCGTCGTGTACCCCCACCACGGCGCAGCCACCATCACCGCGGTGAAGACCCGCACCATCAAGGGCGCCGAGAAGAAATACATCACTCTGAGCGTGCACGCCAGCGACCTCGTCATCGAGCTGCCGGTCGACAACGTCGACCTGGTCGGCGTCCGTGACGTCATCGACGCCAAGGGCGTCGAGGCCGTCTTCGACGTGCTCCGCAGCGACCACGTCGAAGAGCCCGGCAACTGGTCGCGTCGCTTCAAGGCGAACACCGAGAAGATGGGCTCCGGCAGCGTCTACAGCGTCTCCGAGGTCGTGCGCGACCTCTGGCGTCGCGACCAAGACAGCGGTGTCTCCGCAGGTGAAAAGCGCATGCTGCTCAAGGCGCGCCAGGTGCTCATCTCCGAGCTCGCGCTCGCGCAGAAGTCCACCGACGAGGAGGCCTCGGCACTCCTCGACGAGGTGCTCGGCACCGTCGCGGTCTGA